One Megalops cyprinoides isolate fMegCyp1 chromosome 23, fMegCyp1.pri, whole genome shotgun sequence genomic region harbors:
- the LOC118770472 gene encoding cysteine-rich with EGF-like domain protein 2 yields MLSVVFVVSFWATNFIFHTAYIDAKDLKDSCSTCRQITDNFNKGFERTAKQNFGGGNTAWEERKLSKYETSEIRLMEIVEGLCDSSSFECNHMVEEHEEHLETWWFKRKTKHPDLFKWFCIDTIKVCCPKGTFGPDCNACIGGSERPCHGNGACDGDGTRAGHGKCSCHHGYKGEFCLDCIDGYFNEERNDTFSLCKECHASCKTCMGPTNEDCDECKPGWEENEEGACADVDECSKESPPCKENQYCLNTDGSYSCKACDKVCNGCSGAGPEHCLACADGYKDEEGTCIDIDECELADPACPGEHRECVNTKGSYKCYCASGFEEQDGVCVPTPEPEPEPEPEPEPEQEPEENQEDTDSKPTDPPTHEDL; encoded by the exons ATGCTGTCCGTTGTATTTGTGGTATCATTTTGGGCTACAAACTTTATTTTCCACACTGCCTACATAGATGCAAAAGATCTGAAAGATTCTTGTTCAACCTGCAGACAGATCACAGACAACTTTAACAAG GGGTTCGAGAGAACCGCAAAGCAGAACTTTGGTGGAGGAAACACCGCGTGGGAGGAGAGGAAACTGTCAAAGTATGAGACCAG TGAGATTCGCCTGATGGAGATTGTAGAGGGCctgtgtgacagcagcagctttGAGTGCAATCACATGGTAGAAGAACATGAGGAGCATTTGGAGACCTGGTGGTTCAAGAG aaaaacaaagcacCCTGACCTTTTCAAATGGTTCTGCATCGACACCATCAAAGTGTGCTGTCCCAAAGGAACCTTCGGCCCTGACTGCAATG CATGTATAGGAGGTTCCGAGAGACCTTGCCATGGCAACGGCGCATGCGATGGCGATGGAACCAGGGCAGGCCACGGAAAGTGCAGCTGTCACCATGGATACAAGGGGGAGTTTTGTCTGGACTGTATCGACGGGTACTTTAACGAGGAGAGGAATgacaccttctctctctgtaaag AATGCCATGCCTCCTGTAAGACCTGTATGGGACCAACCAATGAGGACTGCGATGAGTGCAAACCTGGGTGGGAGGAGAATGAGGAGGGGGCGTGTGCTG ACGTGGATGAATGCTCAAAGGAATCACCACCTTGCAAAGAGAACCAGTATTGTCTGAACACAGATGGCTCATATTCCTGTAAAG CCTGTGACAAGGTGTGTAACGGGTGCAGCGGGGCGGGGCCCGAGCACTGCCTCGCCTGCGCAGATGGCTACAAGGATGAGGAGGGCACCTGCATTG ACATCGACGAGTGTGAGCTGGCAGATCCGGCATGCCCAGGGGAGCATCGCGAGTGTGTCAACACCAAGGGCAGCTACAAGTGCTACTGCGCCAGCGGGTTCGAGGAGCAGGATGGCGTCTGTGTCCCCACGCCAGAACCGGAGCCGGAGCCAGagccagaaccagaaccagagcAGGAGCCAG AGGAAAATCAGGAAGATACGGACTCCAAACCAACAGATCCTCCAACTCACGAGGACCTGTAG